The following are encoded together in the Lactuca sativa cultivar Salinas chromosome 1, Lsat_Salinas_v11, whole genome shotgun sequence genome:
- the LOC111900097 gene encoding protein FAR1-RELATED SEQUENCE 5-like, with the protein MSKMPSKIEPDVLSNSDFKKCINQLVWNMNIEPSEFENKWDMMLSEFHLKDNKWLDDMFNKRDKWIPSYFRDIPMCGLMKTTSRSESSNSFFNVFFSPTNLLVNFMFNFDTALSKQRHEQKDWILHQEILLHNCYLHLIL; encoded by the exons ATGTCAAAAATGCCTTCAAAG ATTGAACCTGATGTACTTTCAAATTCAGATTTCAAGAAATGCATAAATCAACTGGTTTGGAATATGAATATTGAACCATCAGAATTTGAGAATAAATGGGATATGATGTTGAGTGAATTTCATTTGAAGGATAATAAGTGGTTAGATGATATGTTCAACAAGAGAGACAAATGGATTCCTTCATATTTTAGAGATATACCAATGTGTGGACTTATGAAGACTACATCTCGGTCTGAAAGTTCAAAttcatttttcaatgttttcttcAGTCCAACCAACTTACTTGTGAACTTTATGTTCAATTTTGACACTGCACTTTCAAAGCAACGTCATGAGCAAAAAGATTGGATATTGCATCAAGAAATACTTCTCCACAACTGTTATTTGCACTTGATACTTTGA